Genomic segment of Bicyclus anynana chromosome 7, ilBicAnyn1.1, whole genome shotgun sequence:
ggaCCCATACCCTCTGGAAACGGAGGGTTGTTATTACCATCCGGTATGTTTATTCCATTTTGAAAAGAATTCGTGAGAAATTGTGTTAGGATTTTTCTATAATTCATAAATGGGAAAATCATGAATTAGAATAGAGTCAAAGATAGgtaatttatgtttgtttgtgcgTTTGAGTTTATCACGATCTTGACTATCATTTGATATGAAATAAAGATTGAACTCTATGTGATGTCTTaccaaaatctatactaatattataaagctgaagagtttgtttgtttgtttgattgaacgcgctaatctcaggaactactggtccgatttaaaaaattctttcagtgttagataaacCATTATAAACCACCCATTTATCGgggatatattatccccgtattcctacgggaatgggaaccacgcgagtgaaaccgcgcggcgtcagctagtgtaatataaCGTGGCTGTACATTAGCATAGATATTTTAGGTAGGGtcttagatacataaataataggGTAGGGTGGTGTTTAGCCACTACCAAAGAACAACTGTACAATAACAGACATTATAGTTGGCGATCCGGATTAGAACCGACCTTCACACGTctgtttattgaataaaataagtgCCTATAACTTTACATCCATGGCTGATAAAGAGTCAAATTCCGATTATTAGGTAAATTTTAAGGAGAAAAAGAAACTAATTGATAATTGAATTTCAGTTCTATATtgctaaaataaatagttaacagTCATTTGGTAGAGGGTCTATGGTAACGCTTAGTGGTAGTAGGCGGGGGCGGCGTAGGCAGCCTTGACGAGCACGGGCGCGGCCTTGACGACAGCGTGAGCCGGGGCGGTGTTGTGTACGACGGCGTTGAATCCGTTGTGGTCATCGGCGGTGTATTGCACGGTCCTGATGGAGCCGTCGGCCTCGTGGAACGAGTACGAGCCCTTCACGACGTCGCCGTCGCGGACCTCCTGTTGTTGCTTGTTGTCGCCGGTGTGGCCGTCGGCGACGGAGTAGTTGTACTCGTATTTGGGGTAGGCCTGTGGttgtaaaacaattaaaatttaactgtTTTCCTTCTTTGCAAAAGTATATAGGCTTATATATCAACTTTATAACCCGATCTTTCATGATGACACCACAGACGATACTTTAATAGTCTAGTTATACCTATTACGCTATTACCTAATTCTGTAGGTCGACCTATATTGTGAGGAGAAAAAGTCATATTGTCGAAAAATAGCTGCAAAGTTTAAagatcgctctctctttcgtaccaacataatatgaaaaagtgaacaatatttttgattcctctgctattggttgaaatttatcTGTCTCTCATCAAGAGATTAGAATGTCGTGGTATCGCATCTTAGGTCTAAAACGATTTAGAGATTACACtgtcatattattaatatttgatcGAACGTAAATATAAAGAATTACTAATACTTTTGAATCATAGTCGCAGTTCCCAAAGACGCCCTGGTATTTTTGGACCTAATAAGAAACATTTGATCTGAATACTGAATTgttgttatacatttttaaatgactaaagatacaatttaaaatgtcataattatgaTTACTTACGATCTCTTCAGGTTGAGCGATCACTTTGGCGATGGGAGCGCTGTAGGCAATTGGGGCAGGAGCGGCATGGTAGGCGACGGGAGCGAAGACCTTAGCAGCGACAGCTTGGGGCTGGTCGTGACGGACAATGTTTTGGGAGGACACGGCTGCCGCGGAGGAGTACTGCACAGCCGCTGGCAGGAGACCAGCGGAGCATACAGCCACTACAGCGCAGAGAGTtactacctataaaaaatattatatttttatattatcaccATCACATCAGCTACTAAAGCTAGTACTAGTCTACTGCTAGCCAAAGCCTTTTGAAGGAAAAAGTACATAATACACCCATAccaaatttttttaagtattttgcaTGCTTAACTTGGAGAGTAACTAGTGAATgtgttacaaaaagtgtaattgGGTAATGTGAACGGACGTTAATAGATattttacttcagttgtgtggtctaaggcacattattttttaatagaatattagccatatttatataatatgatcAACATTCCAGTtttcctccaattagtcggaaatgTATTGGGAATGGATACGAAAATAATCCAATGggtgggatcgaacccatgatctcTCCGGCATGAGTCCAAAGCTTTtaccgtggagctattgagacttcaaaattaaaatttacatattttaaataattaataataagaaacgTGACATACAGTTAACATTATTGGTATTATTAaaatcagagggcctagtggcagtttgatactgttaccgtcacgtaacgtaaacgcgaatttctaaggaattgaaacagcgccatctagtgacactactgtacaactgtttcaattccatattttgcgtaaacgtcaacgtgatagtaacagtatgaaaatattgaaaactcccactaggcacacagcaCCTATGATTAACT
This window contains:
- the LOC128198239 gene encoding cuticle protein 8-like — encoded protein: MFAKVVTLCAVVAVCSAGLLPAAVQYSSAAAVSSQNIVRHDQPQAVAAKVFAPVAYHAAPAPIAYSAPIAKVIAQPEEIAYPKYEYNYSVADGHTGDNKQQQEVRDGDVVKGSYSFHEADGSIRTVQYTADDHNGFNAVVHNTAPAHAVVKAAPVLVKAAYAAPAYYH